Proteins encoded in a region of the Schaalia hyovaginalis genome:
- a CDS encoding endonuclease/exonuclease/phosphatase family protein has translation MTKPLSVAAAFCLTPVLGLASPSPALAAPTQLDTTDVLTIATFNASLNRDSDGQLLADLAAPDNPQASNAAETIQRVAPDILLINEFDYDADGRAVDLFRKNYLEIAHNGAAPVTYPYAWSGPVNTGVPSGHDLDNDGAADGPGDALGFGKFPGQYGFVVYSKYPIKTDMIRTFQHFLWKDMPGALLPTNPDGTNWYSDEEIAHLPLSSKTHADLPIDVDGTIVHVLAAHPTPPSFDGPEQRNKKRNFDEIRVWADYIANNADYLYDDAGLKGGLSTDANFVILGDYNSDPLDGDSHPGAIDQLLASPRVVDTLPTSEGGPLEAQLQGGANLVHKTDPKYDTGDFGDEPRPGNLRIDYVLPNAGTQVDEAKVFWPTRDDELFRLTGIHPFPTSDHRMVWTKLRFPKADTTAPPHDPAQPGSQSGQSEPPSEQPGEHPSQPGQSTGHVISDKDAHGSSDSGSTKPVEKSVVLAKTGTAAEFILASSLVLAALGTAYIVRRRP, from the coding sequence ATGACGAAACCCCTGTCTGTAGCCGCCGCATTCTGCCTCACACCGGTGCTCGGCCTCGCCTCGCCCTCTCCGGCCCTCGCCGCCCCGACGCAGTTGGATACCACCGACGTTCTGACCATCGCGACCTTCAACGCCAGTCTCAATCGCGATTCCGATGGACAGCTCCTCGCCGACCTCGCCGCCCCCGACAATCCGCAAGCTTCGAACGCTGCGGAGACCATTCAACGCGTCGCCCCGGACATTCTGCTCATCAATGAATTCGATTACGATGCCGACGGCAGGGCGGTCGACCTGTTCCGCAAGAACTACCTCGAGATCGCCCACAACGGCGCCGCGCCCGTGACCTACCCCTACGCATGGTCGGGCCCGGTGAACACCGGCGTTCCCAGCGGACACGATCTCGACAACGACGGAGCCGCGGACGGACCGGGAGATGCCTTGGGGTTCGGCAAGTTCCCCGGCCAATACGGTTTCGTCGTCTACTCGAAGTACCCGATCAAGACTGACATGATCCGCACCTTCCAGCACTTCCTGTGGAAGGACATGCCCGGAGCGCTTCTGCCGACCAATCCGGACGGAACAAATTGGTACTCCGATGAGGAGATCGCTCATCTCCCGTTGTCCTCCAAGACGCACGCTGATCTGCCCATCGATGTCGACGGCACGATCGTCCACGTCCTCGCGGCCCATCCGACTCCGCCTTCCTTCGATGGACCCGAGCAGCGCAACAAGAAACGCAACTTCGACGAAATCCGCGTGTGGGCCGACTACATCGCGAACAACGCCGACTACCTGTACGACGACGCCGGCCTGAAGGGCGGCTTGTCGACCGACGCGAATTTCGTGATCCTCGGCGACTACAACTCCGATCCTCTCGACGGAGATTCGCATCCCGGGGCCATCGATCAGTTGCTCGCCAGCCCCCGTGTCGTGGACACCTTGCCGACGTCCGAGGGCGGGCCCCTCGAGGCGCAACTCCAAGGCGGGGCGAACCTTGTCCACAAGACGGATCCGAAGTACGACACCGGCGACTTCGGCGACGAGCCGCGCCCGGGCAATCTGCGCATCGACTACGTCCTGCCGAACGCGGGCACGCAAGTCGACGAGGCGAAGGTCTTCTGGCCGACGCGCGATGACGAGCTGTTCCGCCTCACGGGAATCCATCCATTCCCCACTTCCGATCACCGAATGGTCTGGACGAAGTTGCGTTTCCCGAAGGCCGATACGACCGCCCCCCCCCACGACCCGGCACAGCCGGGATCTCAATCCGGTCAGTCCGAGCCGCCCAGTGAACAGCCCGGCGAGCATCCCTCCCAACCCGGCCAGTCCACGGGCCACGTGATCTCCGACAAGGACGCTCACGGAAGCTCGGACTCAGGATCGACGAAACCGGTTGAGAAATCCGTCGTTTTGGCTAAGACAGGAACAGCTGCCGAGTTCATACTCGCCTCATCGCTAGTGCTCGCAGCCCTCGGTACGGCCTATATTGTGCGCCGCCGCCCCTGA
- a CDS encoding transposase, with the protein MLTDAEADLTAFATLTPEHWQKVWSNTPIERLKCEIKRRADLVQIFPDRQPANPLIGAVLLEQHKEWQYGEHRYFSDTPYANSSTPPPTSTKAPNPTPLTT; encoded by the coding sequence ATGCTCACCGACGCCGAGGCCGACCTCACCGCCTTCGCGACCCTCACACCAGAGCACTGGCAAAAGGTCTGGTCCAACACCCCCATCGAGCGGCTCAAGTGCGAAATCAAGCGCCGCGCCGACCTCGTCCAGATCTTCCCCGACCGCCAACCCGCAAACCCCCTCATCGGCGCAGTCCTGCTCGAACAGCACAAGGAATGGCAATACGGCGAACACCGCTACTTCTCCGACACCCCATACGCAAACTCATCCACACCCCCACCGACCAGCACAAAAGCACCAAACCCCACCCCCCTCACCACCTAA
- a CDS encoding transposase: MTRKVDQLVRALSNETGISRSTVSRICTEIDEAVARFPTRRLDHTWFPYLFLELISTIFAQTAHKGRHRSIAGG, encoded by the coding sequence GTGACCCGTAAAGTCGACCAGCTGGTGCGAGCCCTGAGCAACGAGACCGGTATCAGCCGTTCGACCGTGTCGCGGATCTGCACCGAGATCGACGAAGCCGTCGCCCGCTTCCCGACACGCCGCCTCGACCACACCTGGTTCCCCTACCTGTTCCTAGAGCTGATCTCCACGATCTTCGCTCAGACCGCGCACAAGGGCCGTCACCGCTCAATAGCGGGCGGTTAG
- a CDS encoding transposase: MLQAGLQDLINAEASARIGAARHEQAPERTTRRNGTRPKTLATPAGEVELVIPKLKEGSFFPPVYCLLKRGSTRPLYALICKAWIDGRDP; the protein is encoded by the coding sequence ATGCTGCAGGCGGGACTGCAGGACCTGATCAACGCTGAAGCGAGCGCGAGGATTGGTGCGGCCCGGCACGAGCAGGCCCCCGAGCGCACGACCCGGCGTAACGGGACGCGCCCCAAGACGCTGGCGACCCCGGCTGGCGAGGTGGAACTGGTGATCCCCAAGTTGAAGGAAGGATCCTTCTTCCCCCCCGTCTACTGTCTCCTCAAAAGAGGGTCGACAAGGCCCCTGTACGCACTGATCTGCAAAGCCTGGATCGACGGGCGTGACCCGTAA
- a CDS encoding IS110 family transposase, which translates to MPTPAEVTGWIKPLPGPVAAIYEAGPTGYGLARVLLSNDIRTVVAAPSKLQRPSGSRVKTDAIDAEHLSALLWLDAFTAVTVLDEFTEAARDLVRAREDCCSDLMRARHRLSKPLLGHGIIYSGSGLGRRPRRVAETAALLIRPPCSR; encoded by the coding sequence ATGCCGACCCCCGCTGAAGTCACCGGCTGGATCAAGCCCCTGCCCGGCCCGGTCGCGGCGATCTACGAGGCCGGCCCGACTGGATACGGCCTCGCCAGGGTGCTGCTGAGCAACGATATCCGGACGGTCGTCGCGGCCCCGTCCAAGCTGCAGCGCCCTTCGGGGTCGCGGGTGAAGACCGATGCGATCGATGCTGAACACCTCTCAGCGTTGCTCTGGCTGGACGCGTTCACGGCAGTGACGGTCCTCGATGAGTTCACCGAAGCGGCTCGTGACCTTGTCAGGGCCCGGGAAGACTGCTGCTCCGATCTGATGCGAGCCCGACACCGGTTGTCGAAGCCCTTGCTGGGCCATGGGATCATCTACTCGGGCTCCGGCCTGGGTAGGCGCCCACGGCGCGTGGCTGAGACGGCAGCGCTATTGATTCGCCCGCCTTGTTCGCGTTGA
- a CDS encoding putative quinol monooxygenase, translating to MVILIARFTAKPGFEDEVAEMIAGLARDVRTEPGNIVFEPHRETDDPRAFVVFEKYRDEEAFQAHMSMPYGTVFNARLNEIIEEPESQLTFLTAVE from the coding sequence ATGGTGATCCTCATCGCCCGTTTCACTGCGAAGCCCGGATTCGAGGATGAAGTCGCCGAGATGATCGCGGGCCTCGCGCGCGACGTGCGGACCGAGCCCGGCAACATCGTCTTCGAGCCGCATCGCGAGACCGACGACCCCCGCGCCTTCGTCGTCTTCGAGAAGTACCGCGACGAGGAGGCCTTCCAGGCCCACATGTCGATGCCCTACGGGACCGTCTTCAACGCGCGCCTCAACGAGATCATCGAAGAACCGGAGTCCCAGCTCACCTTCCTCACTGCGGTGGAGTAG
- the rpmF gene encoding 50S ribosomal protein L32, with translation MAVPKRKMSRANTRTRRSSWKADLTGLDNIKVAGREVRIPRRLAKAYKKGLLDVEA, from the coding sequence ATGGCAGTTCCGAAGCGAAAGATGTCCCGTGCGAACACCCGCACTCGCCGTTCCTCGTGGAAGGCTGACCTCACCGGTCTGGACAACATCAAGGTTGCCGGCCGCGAGGTCCGTATTCCGCGTCGTCTGGCGAAGGCGTACAAGAAGGGTCTGCTGGACGTCGAGGCCTGA
- the ykgO gene encoding type B 50S ribosomal protein L36, translating into MKVRASLRSLAKQPGSVVVRRRGHLYVINKKNPRLKARQG; encoded by the coding sequence ATGAAGGTTCGCGCATCCCTGCGATCGCTCGCCAAGCAGCCCGGCTCCGTCGTCGTGCGCCGCCGCGGTCACCTCTACGTCATCAACAAGAAGAACCCGAGGCTCAAGGCCCGTCAGGGCTGA
- a CDS encoding type B 50S ribosomal protein L31, which translates to MKPGIHPDYHRVVFRDRGADFAFLTRSTLTSDQTIEWEDGNTYPVIDVEISSASHPFWTGKSRLVDTAGRVEKFRARYGDRYTKADRQEARA; encoded by the coding sequence ATGAAACCGGGAATCCACCCCGACTACCACAGAGTCGTCTTCAGGGACCGCGGCGCCGACTTCGCGTTCCTCACCCGATCGACCCTCACCTCCGATCAGACCATCGAATGGGAGGACGGGAACACCTATCCCGTCATCGACGTCGAGATCTCCTCGGCCTCCCACCCCTTCTGGACCGGCAAGTCCCGACTCGTCGACACCGCCGGCCGGGTCGAGAAGTTCCGCGCCCGCTACGGCGACCGCTACACGAAGGCCGATCGTCAGGAGGCACGGGCATGA
- the rpsN gene encoding 30S ribosomal protein S14, whose product MAKKSKIARNLQRERVVEKYAERRAQLKAASVNPNSSAQEREAAMRALHALPRNASPTRLRGRGVTDGRPRGYLRRFGLSRVQFRSMALRGELPGVVKSSW is encoded by the coding sequence ATGGCCAAGAAATCCAAGATCGCCCGGAACCTCCAGCGCGAGCGCGTCGTCGAGAAGTACGCCGAGCGCCGAGCGCAGCTCAAAGCCGCATCCGTGAACCCGAATTCATCCGCGCAGGAGCGGGAGGCGGCGATGCGGGCCCTGCACGCCCTGCCCCGCAACGCCTCGCCGACCCGCCTGCGAGGGCGGGGCGTCACCGACGGCCGACCGAGGGGGTACCTCCGCCGATTCGGCCTCTCGCGCGTTCAATTCCGATCCATGGCGCTGCGCGGCGAACTCCCCGGCGTCGTCAAGTCCTCCTGGTGA
- the rpmG gene encoding 50S ribosomal protein L33, which yields MAAKSKDLRPIITLQSTAGTGYRYVTTKNRRNTPDRMRIRKYDPIARKHVEFVETR from the coding sequence ATGGCCGCGAAGAGCAAGGACCTGCGTCCGATCATCACCCTGCAATCGACGGCGGGAACCGGATACCGCTACGTCACCACCAAGAACCGCCGCAACACGCCCGATCGGATGCGGATCCGCAAGTACGACCCCATCGCCCGCAAGCACGTCGAATTCGTGGAGACCCGCTGA
- the rpmB gene encoding 50S ribosomal protein L28, producing the protein MSRTCQVLGTTPGFGNAVSHSHRKTKRRWDVNVQKKRYWVPSLGRTITLTLSARGIKTIDKRGIEAVVADMRARGEKF; encoded by the coding sequence GTGAGCAGAACCTGCCAGGTGCTCGGCACAACGCCGGGCTTCGGCAACGCCGTCTCGCACTCGCACAGGAAGACGAAGAGACGCTGGGACGTCAACGTCCAGAAGAAGCGCTATTGGGTGCCCTCCCTCGGGCGCACGATCACGCTCACCCTGTCCGCGAGGGGGATCAAGACCATCGATAAGCGCGGAATCGAGGCGGTCGTCGCCGACATGCGCGCCAGAGGGGAGAAGTTCTGA
- a CDS encoding GTP-binding protein, producing MRLSSLSSPSPMLRTAGLLAASDIAPALVVDIDEDGVSMRLIEGFEEIERREVPLAHACMSCSLREGVIPWLVELRDAGLERLILVLPVNVEALTCIPALADLTAPSQILEGVEVCTQAHLVDLAQASEDLFAHVPLEDLGLAIFEGDERCTGEVLMNGVGYADLIIALGEEGLGLDLVEHLRAFDSLMIRHLDELSPELLFDTLHDPDGAIARIHPASTEAWGGPGERGVWTLDLHSERPFHPERLASAATSLAPMGVCARGCFWLPSRPTMIGAWEVSGGRVQVGRAGEWTQDAYTHIIITGTGPDSLKDELTRAFNDLLMTPEEMAGALAFVGADDGLADWFGPEEE from the coding sequence ATGCGACTGAGTTCCCTCTCCTCCCCCTCCCCCATGCTCCGCACGGCGGGCCTCCTCGCCGCCTCGGACATCGCGCCCGCCCTCGTCGTCGACATCGACGAGGACGGCGTCTCAATGCGCCTCATCGAAGGATTCGAGGAAATCGAACGCCGAGAAGTCCCCCTCGCGCACGCCTGCATGTCCTGCTCCCTCCGCGAGGGCGTCATCCCCTGGCTCGTCGAACTGCGCGACGCCGGCCTCGAGCGGCTCATCCTCGTCCTGCCCGTCAACGTCGAAGCACTGACCTGCATCCCCGCCCTCGCGGACCTCACCGCGCCCTCGCAGATCCTCGAAGGAGTCGAAGTCTGCACCCAGGCGCACCTCGTCGACCTCGCTCAGGCCTCCGAGGACCTCTTCGCCCACGTCCCCCTCGAGGACCTAGGCTTGGCGATCTTCGAGGGCGACGAGCGCTGCACCGGCGAAGTCCTCATGAACGGCGTGGGCTACGCCGACCTCATCATCGCCCTCGGCGAGGAGGGCCTCGGCCTCGACCTCGTCGAGCATTTGCGGGCCTTCGACTCCCTCATGATCCGCCACCTCGACGAGCTCAGCCCAGAACTCCTCTTCGACACACTCCACGATCCCGACGGCGCGATCGCTCGCATCCACCCGGCTTCGACCGAAGCCTGGGGCGGCCCCGGCGAAAGGGGCGTGTGGACCCTCGATCTCCACTCGGAGCGCCCCTTCCATCCGGAACGACTCGCATCCGCGGCGACGAGCCTCGCACCCATGGGCGTCTGCGCCAGGGGATGCTTCTGGCTGCCCAGCCGCCCGACGATGATCGGTGCCTGGGAGGTCTCGGGCGGACGCGTCCAAGTGGGACGCGCGGGCGAATGGACGCAGGACGCCTACACGCACATCATCATCACCGGAACCGGGCCGGATTCGCTGAAGGACGAGCTCACGCGCGCCTTCAACGATCTCCTCATGACGCCCGAGGAGATGGCCGGGGCCCTCGCCTTCGTAGGAGCCGATGACGGCCTCGCCGACTGGTTCGGCCCCGAGGAGGAATGA
- a CDS encoding IMPACT family protein: protein MASIDTIRSGTLIEHEIEIKRSRFLTTLGRVDSVCEARELIDLVKSQHPQARHNCSAYLVIEEGLNPQQHSSDDGEPPGTAGTPMLDALRLSGTWNVCAVVTRYFGGILLGGGGLIRAYSSSVSEALALAPRAHMRDLEVLSARLPLAEAGRIEAELRAAGATVLDVTWSDDVEIRIGVEPGRSRPFDSLVAACTQGVSRFRIVGTTRVEVDGPSPES from the coding sequence ATGGCATCGATCGACACGATCCGCTCGGGAACCCTCATCGAGCATGAGATCGAGATCAAGCGCTCGCGCTTCCTCACGACCCTCGGGCGCGTCGACTCGGTCTGCGAGGCGCGCGAGCTCATCGACCTCGTGAAATCCCAGCATCCGCAGGCGCGCCACAACTGCTCCGCCTACCTCGTCATCGAAGAGGGCCTCAATCCCCAGCAGCATTCGAGCGACGACGGCGAACCCCCGGGAACCGCCGGAACCCCGATGCTCGATGCGCTCCGCCTGTCCGGGACCTGGAACGTCTGCGCCGTCGTCACGCGCTATTTCGGCGGGATCCTCCTGGGAGGCGGCGGACTCATCCGCGCCTACTCCTCCTCCGTCTCCGAAGCCCTCGCCCTCGCGCCCCGCGCCCATATGCGCGATCTCGAAGTGCTCTCCGCTCGCCTGCCCCTGGCCGAAGCGGGTCGCATCGAAGCCGAATTGCGCGCCGCCGGCGCGACGGTGCTCGATGTCACCTGGAGCGATGACGTCGAGATCCGGATCGGCGTGGAACCGGGTCGAAGCAGGCCATTCGATTCCCTCGTTGCGGCCTGCACGCAGGGTGTTTCACGTTTCCGGATCGTGGGCACGACCCGCGTTGAAGTGGACGGCCCTTCACCCGAGTCGTAA
- the cysK gene encoding cysteine synthase A, whose protein sequence is MSHIASNVAELIGSTPLVRLNRVTGEDVDVVAKIEAFNPASSVKDRIAASIIDAAEASGELAPGGTIIEATSGNTGIALSMVGAARGYKVVIVMPSSMSVERRMIVRAFGAELVLTDPKGGVAAAVAEAERIRDERSGSIIASQFANPANPAIHAATTGEEIWADTDGAVDVFVAGVGTGGTISGVAKALKAHNPDIRVIAVQPAESPILTGGNPAPHGIQGLMPNFLPENYNGQIVDEVVSIDTATAMTYARRAAAEEGLLVGISSGAALAGTAEVAARPEFAGKRIVTLLPDTGERYLSTKLFEDLVD, encoded by the coding sequence ATGTCGCACATCGCTTCCAACGTCGCAGAACTCATCGGCTCCACCCCCCTCGTCCGCCTCAACCGCGTGACCGGCGAGGACGTCGACGTCGTCGCCAAGATCGAGGCCTTCAACCCCGCGTCCTCGGTCAAGGACCGCATCGCCGCCTCGATCATCGATGCGGCCGAGGCCTCGGGCGAGCTCGCCCCCGGAGGCACGATCATCGAAGCGACCTCGGGCAACACCGGTATCGCCCTGTCGATGGTCGGCGCCGCCCGCGGCTACAAGGTCGTCATCGTCATGCCCTCCTCGATGTCCGTCGAGCGCCGCATGATCGTGCGCGCATTCGGCGCCGAGCTCGTCCTCACCGACCCCAAGGGCGGCGTCGCCGCGGCCGTCGCCGAGGCCGAGCGGATCCGCGACGAGCGCTCCGGATCGATCATCGCCTCCCAGTTCGCCAATCCCGCGAACCCGGCAATCCACGCCGCGACCACCGGCGAGGAGATCTGGGCCGATACCGACGGCGCCGTCGACGTCTTCGTCGCGGGCGTCGGCACGGGCGGAACGATCTCCGGAGTGGCCAAGGCCCTCAAGGCCCACAACCCCGACATCCGCGTGATCGCCGTCCAGCCGGCCGAGTCGCCCATCCTCACCGGCGGGAACCCCGCCCCGCACGGCATCCAGGGCCTCATGCCGAATTTCCTCCCCGAGAACTACAACGGGCAGATCGTCGACGAGGTCGTCTCCATCGACACCGCCACCGCGATGACCTACGCGCGCCGCGCCGCCGCCGAGGAGGGGCTGCTCGTGGGCATCTCCTCGGGCGCCGCGCTCGCCGGCACCGCCGAGGTCGCGGCCCGGCCCGAATTCGCGGGCAAGCGCATCGTGACCCTCCTGCCCGACACGGGCGAGCGCTACCTCTCGACGAAGCTCTTCGAGGACCTCGTCGACTGA
- the cysE gene encoding serine O-acetyltransferase, whose translation MPLNPRRAFQLLKEDLQTARRRDPAATSTLEVALTYPGVHALWAHRVSHALWRRGAHLPARMLSSASRSVTGVDIHPAARIGRRVFIDHATGVVIGATAEVGEDVVIFHGVTLGGVSMTPGKRHPTVGDHVMIGAGAKVLGPITIGNGVKVGANAVVVKDVPCGNVAIGVPARLIPKACEDTEDDDLIIDPSYFLTEPELYI comes from the coding sequence ATGCCGTTGAACCCCCGCAGGGCCTTTCAGCTCCTCAAGGAAGATCTTCAGACCGCGCGTCGCCGCGACCCCGCGGCCACCTCCACCCTCGAAGTGGCCCTCACCTATCCCGGAGTCCACGCCCTGTGGGCGCACCGCGTCTCGCATGCGCTCTGGCGGCGAGGGGCCCATCTGCCCGCCAGGATGCTCTCCTCGGCGAGCCGCTCCGTCACCGGAGTCGACATCCATCCCGCCGCGCGGATCGGCAGACGCGTCTTCATCGACCATGCGACCGGCGTCGTGATCGGGGCTACCGCCGAGGTCGGCGAAGACGTCGTCATCTTCCACGGCGTGACCCTCGGCGGCGTGTCGATGACCCCGGGCAAGCGCCATCCCACCGTCGGCGATCACGTGATGATCGGGGCGGGAGCGAAGGTCCTCGGCCCGATCACGATCGGGAACGGCGTGAAGGTCGGGGCGAACGCCGTCGTCGTCAAGGACGTGCCCTGCGGCAATGTCGCCATCGGCGTCCCGGCCCGCCTCATCCCCAAGGCCTGCGAGGACACGGAGGACGACGACCTCATCATCGACCCCTCCTACTTCCTCACCGAGCCCGAGCTCTACATCTGA
- a CDS encoding GNAT family N-acetyltransferase, with translation MEQRTLHAQVDALTDVDRPAGVEIATLTRYDIPVLAVLDLDAYGFETTPEALLQASEELRMTFDGAFGATTDDSFVGAWDGGTLVGAILVVRESPWDDAPDGPFVVDLIVDPEYRRRGIATALVGEIARRCKDWGYDSLALRIDARHAGAAELYDDLGFEDVD, from the coding sequence ATGGAACAGCGCACACTTCACGCACAGGTGGATGCGTTGACCGATGTCGATCGCCCGGCAGGAGTCGAGATCGCGACGCTCACCCGTTACGACATCCCCGTGCTCGCGGTCCTCGACCTGGACGCCTACGGCTTCGAGACGACCCCCGAAGCACTCCTCCAGGCCTCCGAAGAGCTCCGCATGACCTTCGACGGCGCATTCGGCGCGACGACGGACGACTCCTTCGTCGGAGCCTGGGACGGGGGCACCCTGGTCGGGGCGATCCTCGTCGTCCGCGAATCGCCCTGGGACGACGCACCCGACGGCCCCTTCGTCGTCGACCTCATCGTCGACCCCGAGTACCGCAGACGCGGCATCGCCACCGCCCTCGTCGGCGAGATCGCACGGCGCTGCAAGGACTGGGGGTACGACTCGCTCGCCCTGAGGATCGACGCGCGGCACGCGGGC